Proteins encoded in a region of the Nocardia asteroides genome:
- a CDS encoding quinone-dependent dihydroorotate dehydrogenase, which translates to MYALLLRLMFLVAPERIHHLVFAAMRFAAWLPPLRWAMSQILRTRDPILRTEAFGVEFPAPLGLAAGFDKNADGVDAWAPLGFGFAEIGTVTAQAQPGNPAPRLFRLPADRALINRMGFNNHGAAAAAERLRRRRGGVPIGANIGKTKVVEPDAAAADYAAGAALLGPLADFIVVNVSSPNTPGLRDLQAVESLRPLLRAVLDSVRVPVLVKIAPDLSDEDIDAVAELAVELGLAGIVATNTTIRRDGLRTPVGEVEAMGAGGLSGPPVADRSLEVLRRLYRRVGDRLVLISVGGIETVDQAWERVLAGATLLQGYTGFIYGGPFWMRRIHRGLAQRLRAEGYGSIGEAVGAEHKAHA; encoded by the coding sequence ATGTACGCCCTGCTACTCCGACTGATGTTCCTGGTCGCGCCGGAACGCATCCACCACCTCGTGTTCGCGGCCATGCGGTTCGCCGCCTGGTTACCGCCCCTGCGCTGGGCGATGAGTCAGATCCTGCGCACCCGCGATCCGATCCTGCGCACCGAGGCCTTCGGGGTCGAGTTCCCCGCGCCGCTGGGCCTGGCCGCCGGTTTCGACAAGAACGCCGACGGCGTCGATGCCTGGGCGCCGTTGGGGTTCGGTTTCGCCGAGATCGGCACCGTCACCGCGCAGGCGCAACCGGGCAATCCGGCGCCGCGGCTGTTCCGGCTTCCCGCCGATCGGGCGCTGATCAACCGGATGGGTTTCAACAACCACGGCGCCGCCGCGGCCGCCGAACGTCTGCGCAGGCGGCGTGGCGGGGTGCCGATCGGCGCGAACATCGGCAAGACGAAGGTCGTCGAGCCGGATGCCGCGGCCGCGGACTACGCCGCCGGCGCGGCGCTGCTGGGGCCGCTGGCCGATTTCATCGTCGTCAACGTCAGCTCCCCCAACACCCCCGGCCTGCGGGATCTGCAGGCGGTCGAATCGCTGCGCCCGCTGCTGCGGGCGGTGCTGGACAGCGTGCGGGTGCCGGTGCTGGTGAAGATCGCACCGGATCTGTCCGACGAGGACATCGACGCGGTCGCCGAACTGGCCGTCGAACTCGGCCTGGCAGGCATCGTGGCCACCAACACCACCATCCGCCGCGACGGCCTGCGCACCCCGGTCGGTGAGGTCGAGGCCATGGGGGCGGGTGGTCTGTCCGGTCCGCCGGTCGCCGACCGTTCGCTCGAAGTGCTGCGGCGGCTGTACCGGCGCGTCGGCGATCGTCTGGTGCTGATCTCGGTCGGCGGTATCGAAACCGTCGACCAGGCGTGGGAACGCGTCCTCGCCGGTGCGACGCTGTTGCAGGGCTACACCGGTTTCATCTACGGCGGTCCGTTCTGGATGCGCAGGATCCATCGCGGCCTGGCGCAGCGGTTGCGCGCCGAGGGGTACGGCAGCATCGGCGAGGCAGTCGGCGCGGAGCACAAAGCGCACGCCTGA
- a CDS encoding DUF5703 family protein has protein sequence MPAGWETTSDDYEYVPLRLPPDVTRVTASMRLAIQAEFGGWELSRVRAYTDGSRRVLLRRRKSALLPQPEPGM, from the coding sequence CTGCCCGCGGGCTGGGAAACCACGAGCGACGACTACGAGTACGTGCCGCTGCGGCTGCCGCCGGATGTCACGCGGGTGACCGCGTCCATGCGGCTGGCGATCCAGGCCGAGTTCGGTGGCTGGGAACTCTCCCGCGTGCGGGCCTACACCGACGGCAGCAGGCGGGTGCTGCTGCGGCGGCGAAAATCCGCACTACTACCCCAGCCCGAACCCGGAATGTGA